In the Dolichospermum flos-aquae CCAP 1403/13F genome, AGCATTTTGTTTGATTTTTTCCCTCAATGACTTATCCTCTAATAAGGTTAAAATTCCCTCAGCAATTTGTTGACTATTTTGATAATCAACAATCCAAGCGTGTTCTTTGTGGATCGCAAAATCCTGAGCAATACCCGTTGCTGTAATCACAGAAGGAACTTCCGATAACATTGCATCAATAGGAGATTGTCCAAATGCTTCGATCATGGGATCAGAAACATGAACAAAGATATCAAAGAGACGAAATAAGGCAAAAAGATCCTCTTCAAAATAGATTTCAACATAGCTATCAGCAGGTAATTCTGCCAATTTATCTACTACACTCAAAGCCTCTGCATAGTTAGGTTTATTGGTACTATCTTTTGTGATGTTTTGGAATTGCTCTTGTATATTCTTTGTATCTGTATGAGTTCCTGATAACAGTAAAAGGGCATTAGGATGAGTTTCTAGTACCTTTTTAAATGCTTCAATTATATATTCAACTCCTTTCCATTTAACATACCTTGCCGATACACCAATAACTGGTCCAGTGTGATTTTTGAGATATTTGTCTTGAAGTTGTTTAATTCTTTGGGGATCTATATTTTCATACTGTGTGAGATCAAATCCACTGGGAATGACTGTTATTTGATCTTCTGGCACACCATCGGCAATCATACCCGCTTTTACCTGATTTGTAACGGCGATCGCATTAGTGGCAAATTGCCAAATTAACTCATATTTACTGCGAGCGTGTCTTGTCCATTTTATACCTGTATTTTCTGTCGTATAAACCCTGACTGGAACTTTGGCATAGTAAGCAGCTTGTAATCCTGCTAAATGGCCAGCAAACCAATGGGTATGTACTATGTCTGTTTTGTTTTCTACTAAATGATCATAAATAAATTTAACAACTTCAGGGGTATTTCTATAATCGTTGTAAAAGGTTGTTTTATAAGGAATTTCCATCTGTTGTAAAAAATCAACTATGGGATCACCTTCATTTAAAATCAGATAATCAATGTCAAACTTAGAATTATCGGTATATTGGGCAACCCACTCAAACTGAACCCAACGGATTTGATGAGTAAAGATATAGGTCAGTTTTATTTTTCGGTTCATTTTTGTTTTAGGTATAAAAATTTTATACGAATATTTTATCATTAAGTCATCTGATAAAGTCACATTATTTAATGATATTATATCTCATGGACTTATGTAGTAGCGTTTACGGAGTGTGCTGGAGGCTCTATTATATGCGCCAAAAATTTTTTAAGCATCCTCTGACGGAAATAAAATTTAACTATTTTATAAGCAATCTCCTGGGTTTAAAAAAATAAAAAATACAGATTAAACGACATGGGAATATTAAGGTTTTATTTAGCATTATGTGTGATTGCAGAACACTCAAATTCTGTACTTCCGTGGCTTGTCCATGATGGTTTAGAATCAGTAGAAATATTTTTTATGATTTCTGGTTTTTATATGGCTATGATTTTGCCAAAATACTCTAATGTAATGGAATTTTACTTCAACAGATTCCTCCGAATTTTTATTCCCTATTTCTTAATATGTGGAATGATTTTAACGCTGAGTCTAATATTTGGCATTGTGTGGGGAGAATGGTTAGAATTAGAGCCATTTATTAATTTCTCTGTAGCAAAAAATAGCTTGTATGCGACTTTCTTAATGATATTTGCAACCTTTTCTAACTTAACAATCTTTTTTCAGGATTTAGTTTTTATTTTAAGCTATGATTTACCTTCGGCATTAAATTTTAGTATTGATCTTTCAGAGGGACAATATCCTTTTTATAAATATCTACTCGATCCACCAGCTTGGTCAATTAGTGTTGAATTAATTTTTTATTTTTTCGCTCCAGTTATAGTGAAATTTACCAACAAAAAATTACTTTTAATCTTGCTATCTTCATTGACAATCCGTATTTTCTTTTACGAAATGATTGGAGTGAAGTATAATGGTTGGATTCATAGGTTTTTTGTATGTGCGATCGCTTTATTTGTAATGGGAATTCTCAGCTTTAGGTTGTATTCAAATTGGTTAATTAATTTAACCAAAAAATTGCCTATAAACTTGCAGATTAGTAACAAATACTATATTTTTTATTGTGGTTTTATTTTGCTTTTCTTCTTTCTCACAAAATTTGCAACCCAGCAACTAGGGAGCATAATTAAGATGAATTATGCTTATTTAATTTCCTACTTAATTTGGATGGCAATCATTCCTATATTATTTCAACTAACAGCTAATAATAAATTAGATAGATACATTGGAAATTTGTCATATCCAATCTATTTAATCCATACAATAGTTATTAAAATTTCACAGATTATAATTCCCTATTGTAGTATATCAGAATCTTGGCTAGGTAAAATATCTGCACTAATAACAATATTAGCTTCTGTGGTTATTATTCATTTTTTTGTGAATCCATTAGAAAAACAAAGATATGTATTAGCAAAAACACTTTCTAATAATGAATGGTCGAAATAGTTAATAGTCATCAATAAAGTAAAAGAGAGTTAGTCATTGTCACGATCAGAACCTTTCCCAGTTTTAGCTAAATAAATACCCACAGCAATTAGAACAAATCCCATGACATTGAATGGTGAGAGAAATTCCCCTAAGAAAATCCAAGCAAAAAAAGCAACTGGGAAAGGTTCTATCAAAAAAAAGATAGTCAAAAAAGTAGAAGAAAAATGTTTAAAACTATAAGTAATTAAACTACGGGCAATTACTTCACAAATTAATCCTAAACCTAAAATTGCTAACCATCCTGTAGTAGTGCTAGGAAAAATTGAATCACCTTTAATCCATACAAATGGTGTAATCAAAATCAAACTAATAATACAACGCCATGTTAAAAAAGTGATATTTGGTAAATATCTTAGCAATTTTTCCATCTGTAACATAGCTAAAGCATAAACCATAGCAGACAATAAGGCTGCTCCATCTCCTAGTATTGCCTTTATTTCAAATAATTGATTTTCTGAATGTAACCAATCTTCTAGGGTTAAGCAAATGCTTCCTCCTACAGCAATCGCTAATCCCATCAAAAAACGGCGATCAAACTGCTTACCAATAAATAACCAAGCCACTAAGAATGTGAAAATTGGTGTGAAGTTGGATAAAGTCAGAGCATTCACCGCAGTAGTGTTTTGTAATGCCCACATATATATATAGCGTCCTGTTAAATGAGTGATACTCTCTAGTATCATCAAACCGACAATAATCCAATTTATTTGATTAGCTTCCTTTGCTGTTGGAGAAATAGTATCATTATCATTATCCGTTGGAGATTTCCAAAGATGTGAAACTAAATTCCCACAAACAAATGTGATTGTAGCAATCAATAAACGATCAAAAATTATAGCTTCTACGCTTAGTTCATTAAGTGCAAGTTTGATAAAAATAGCAGTGGAAGATATAGCAAATATCCCAAGAATCAAAAATAAAAATGGTGTAGTAACTGCATAAAATGACTTATCTAAGTCATTCTTAGCTTCAGAATCACTGAAAAAATTCAACATTGTTACATCCCTAAATGATTGATTTCTATTAATTTAGCATAATTATTGTTTCTTTGGTCATATTGATTTCCCACTTTTAATAAATTTCTATAACAACATCAATTCAAAAAATTTGTTGTTATTCCCAATTCTTCTAATTTCTTTTCTTTGGGAGTCAGCACAATCTTACTATCAAAATAACTAGGAGAAAGTTCATCATCTGGTTTAATCAAGGAACTATATAAAGCACCTTTTTCAAAATCAAGTGTTGACTCAGAAATGGGTTTAAAATTAAAGATTTGATTGGCAATTTTCAAAGGCTCAGTTCTACGGAATAATTTTCCATTCTGTTCCTGCAACAAAATAATATTATGACTGTCAATAAGGCGAGGTAATTCCCATTGTAGAAAATAATCAAATGCTTTGCTATTAGGGTTAAAATCAAATTTACCTTGATTTACTATTGTGTCCTGCCAGTTAACACTCAACCTATATACTTTAGGATAAAGTGTGTACTGCTGCCAAAAATACCATCTAGGTTTATCTTCACTTTGAGGTAATTCATCCAGACGTTCCCATGTTTTTGGAAATTGATAAATTTGTCTCAATGTCATAGGTACACCCCACTCAATAAAAGAGTGTAGATGTTTCCCAGTGTTTAAATGAGGGCTATCAACTAAAATTATTGTGTCTGGTTCAATATCTGGAGCAAGATGTACAATATCAGTCCAAAAAGCTCGTTGGTATTCCCAGGTTTTCTGATTTTCTTGCTGTACGATTAAGCCAAATCCTAATATTAAGGAGAACAATACAGCTAAACTTGTATTAGCGAGATTTTTTGCCAAATTATTATTATGGCAGAGATTAATAATTAGATAACAGAACAAACCAATGAGGATTGAAGCTCCTAATGCTGCTGTCATATGAACCCGCGAATTACGGCCATTAATTTCAGTGGCTGCAACGGTAAAAAATAAAGGATAAGATAAAATTAATAACGCTAACCCCAAGAATGCTAACTTTTTAATCGGTGATAAAATAGGCAAATCATCTTCAGTTTTATTGTCTTCTGCTTCAATTTTTAGATTAGACAAAAGTAATGTAAAACCTAAAATACATAGAGGTATAAAAACTAATAATTCTCCTTTCAAATTTAGCAGAGTTTGAGCAGGACGATAGAAAAACATACTTAAACTCACAAAGGGTCCGATTAGCATTTGGCGGATGGGAATCAGCATAAGTTTGATAATATCTAAACCATCAACTCTAGCTTCACCTGTTATCTTGCGTATAATTGCAATCGTCCCTAACATAGCTGCTAAAATTAGAGTATGTCTGAGCATTTCCTTAACTAAGTTTTTGTTCCACTGATTTTTAAATAATGGAGCGGTAATAAATAGAGGTAACATTGTTTCGTAACATAAAAGAGATGCGAAAATCAGTAAGTATGATAATAATTGTCTACCAGATAAATAGGAGAGAAAAGCTAACAATAGAAATGTAAAAGATGAATATAGAAATATATGAGTTAAATAGGCATGATTAGTGTCTGCTGGAAATAGAGTAAAAGCTAGAGTTCCCGTGATGATAAAAATGGGTTGTCTCCAAAGAGAACTGAGAAATAAATATACTAGAATATTGTTGATTAAAAGAACTAAATAATTGATTAAATAAAGAGATTGGAAATTTCCAATTAATTTACCTAAAAAACCCACTGAAAACTCAATAATGTAGAGTAAGGGACGACCTTCTGTAGCATCATAATGAAGAATATGCCATTTAAAGAAATCACCAAAATCATGAAAGTTCATGGACATTGGTTGAGCGATTAAAAAATAATCATCTTCATATAATCCTAAGTTTTGATAATGCCAAAAATGAGCGATAAAAGTAATAATGGCTAAAATTACAATATTTCTAACTAACTGATTTGGTAATACCATAAATAAATAATTCCCTGGTTGATTTTGAGTAAATTTGATTAATGGTGCGTGACATTTAATTAACGCACCCTACAGATACTATTTCATTTTTTCGCGCTAAGAGTAAGATTGATACACCAAAGGGGATAGATAAACGTCCTATCAAATAACGCTCAATTCCAAACAGGAAGGTTAAGATTTGATTAATTAACTTCGGTGGTATATTTTGTTCATTACCTCCTTTATTAAATAGTTTTTGTAATAGGAGAGCAACTGCAATTACAGGAAATAATACAGAATTAAAATAACTGGCGAAATTTATATTATAGTCAGCACTACCAACAATTTGCCGCAAGTTATTGAGTAAATATCTCCGTTGATGATGAAGAAGCTCATCATGTTTAGACCAAAGCCAAGGATAAGCAGGAACAGTAATTAACAACCATCCAGACGGCTTCAGTTTTGCAGACAAAGCTTGCAAAGATGCAGTATCTTCTTCCAGATGTTCCAAGACATCTAATAATACTATGAGGTCGAACTTTTGTTCAGGAAATGGAATATTATTTGGTAAAAAACCGGGCTGAATTTCTCCTATTTTCAGGTCATTAGCAAAATTTTGTGCTGTTTCATCTAACTCCATACCATAGACTTTTCCATGATGACTAAGCATAGCTAAGTTACCTCCAGTTCCACAACCCGCTTCAAATATTTCTGCATTTGCGGGTAAATTCAACTTTTTAATAACTTGCTCAATGATTGATCGTCGGGCCACAAACCACCAATGTTTGTCTTCGACTTCCATCATTTCCTGATACATTTGAGATTCCATTGCTATTGATACCTCATTGAGATTAACGATTTGATGATTTTGATATCAGTTCATTAAGATGCCAGGGCAAACGCACCTAAATTCTGTAATCCATGCCCAGCAAGGGTTTCAACTTTTAGTTACAAAAATTAACAATCGTCAAAACCTTTGTCCAGTAAGCATTCTAAAAATAAGATGCGCTTGCCCTGATTAAGATGCTTAATTCTCTGTTTGGTCTAAAGATGCGTCTAATTCTGGAAGAGCAGATAAATCAAGTTCTGTTTGTTGATCATTGTCACTTTTAAAGACAAAGCGATCGCTCATAATATAATTGATAGTCGCACCGAATAAACCTCCAACCAGTGTATTGATTTTATGATCAATACTCAAATAGTCTAACACGGGAAATAGAAAAAAAATTCGCGCAACTACTGCACTTCCTGCCGCTAAATGAAACAGGGGAAGTTGCTTAAATAAAACTTCTTTAATCTTCCACTCCCCCTCTGTCCATATCCAAATACGATAAATGAAAAAACTCAATAACACAGAGAGTTCAATTGATATAGCATTGGCTATATTGTGTAGTACAGGAGTATCCCATCCCCACCAGTCAATCAGCAAAAAAATTAAAAATAAGTTAAAGCAGGTTGTGATACCTCCACCGATCAGAAATTTAAAAATTTTCTCTAAAAATATGTTTCCTTCCATTGATTCCTCAACAATTCGTAATTGGGTAATCAGCATCCATAAGCATACCACTTTTCAGGTGAAAATGAACTTACACGTCAGAGGGTGTTTGAAAAGTCCCTCATGGTCTATCAAATATTTTCAGATCCCCCTAAATCCCCCTTAAAAAGGGGGACTTTGACTCTAGTTCCCCCCTTGCTAAGGGGGGTTAGGGGGGATCTGTAAGTGCCTAAAATCACAACCTAAAACTTTTCAAACAACCTCTCAGGTCTCACCTGCCAATTTAGCTTGAGGTTGAGCCAGAAATTCCAGAGGGTAACGCAAGCGATCGCCCCCAACTTGGCGATATATTCATTCATGCCAAATCTATAAAATAAACAATTGACTATTAAACTATTTAAAATTAACCTGAAAAAACAAATCAGATTGAATTTTAAAAAGCGTTGTAATCGCTGACCGATTAATTGCTGCTCTTGAGACATTTAATGTACTTCTCCAAGTTAAAAAAATTTCTATTTTTTCTGAATTTTTTCGATTTGCCACAGTTCTGTTAGTGGCTCGTCAATCAACCTCAGTGAATAGGTTTTATCTTCCTTAAATCGAGCAAGCAAGTTTTGGCTATTCGTCATATCAGAATCAAATAAAAATATCTTGCTGGCTTTTTGGGGAATCAGTGGTAGATGGTCATCTTCTACAATTAGTAAATTGGTGTTTGAATTTAAAAGATGATTTAAGATTAGCAAACTGCCGATATTATAAATATTGTTATTACTTAATAGTAAAGGATTATCAAATTTATTGATATATTTAGCAGTAGCTAGAGAATATTGATTACCTATTTGTAGCCACCAAGTATCAGCTTGAAAAAGCATTACATCTGAGACTATTCCAGCTAAAATAAATCCAACCATTAAACATTGCCAAATTTTTTGTTGCCATTGCTTCTCTGAAAAGATATAGACACTTAAAATATAAGCAACAGCAATATCCATATATCCCCTTTAAGCAAAAGCTCAATTTATTCCCTTGCGGAGTATAAAACAGTAAATAAATAGAGCAGTAAAAGCTTCATCGTACCAAATCGCTCTTTGACCCAAATGGGCAAAGCGAAAGAAGATACCTAACCCCATCAGGAAAATTACTAATATTTTTAACCAAATTGGGGCATTTTGTTTAGCTATTGGAGGTTGTGTTTCTAAATTCATTTTCTTGGTTTAAAAACTTATTT is a window encoding:
- a CDS encoding glycosyltransferase family 4 protein; the encoded protein is MNRKIKLTYIFTHQIRWVQFEWVAQYTDNSKFDIDYLILNEGDPIVDFLQQMEIPYKTTFYNDYRNTPEVVKFIYDHLVENKTDIVHTHWFAGHLAGLQAAYYAKVPVRVYTTENTGIKWTRHARSKYELIWQFATNAIAVTNQVKAGMIADGVPEDQITVIPSGFDLTQYENIDPQRIKQLQDKYLKNHTGPVIGVSARYVKWKGVEYIIEAFKKVLETHPNALLLLSGTHTDTKNIQEQFQNITKDSTNKPNYAEALSVVDKLAELPADSYVEIYFEEDLFALFRLFDIFVHVSDPMIEAFGQSPIDAMLSEVPSVITATGIAQDFAIHKEHAWIVDYQNSQQIAEGILTLLEDKSLREKIKQNALISAKNYSIQNKMLKLEELYLRGCFKSS
- a CDS encoding acyltransferase family protein, with translation MGILRFYLALCVIAEHSNSVLPWLVHDGLESVEIFFMISGFYMAMILPKYSNVMEFYFNRFLRIFIPYFLICGMILTLSLIFGIVWGEWLELEPFINFSVAKNSLYATFLMIFATFSNLTIFFQDLVFILSYDLPSALNFSIDLSEGQYPFYKYLLDPPAWSISVELIFYFFAPVIVKFTNKKLLLILLSSLTIRIFFYEMIGVKYNGWIHRFFVCAIALFVMGILSFRLYSNWLINLTKKLPINLQISNKYYIFYCGFILLFFFLTKFATQQLGSIIKMNYAYLISYLIWMAIIPILFQLTANNKLDRYIGNLSYPIYLIHTIVIKISQIIIPYCSISESWLGKISALITILASVVIIHFFVNPLEKQRYVLAKTLSNNEWSK
- a CDS encoding DMT family transporter, whose translation is MLNFFSDSEAKNDLDKSFYAVTTPFLFLILGIFAISSTAIFIKLALNELSVEAIIFDRLLIATITFVCGNLVSHLWKSPTDNDNDTISPTAKEANQINWIIVGLMILESITHLTGRYIYMWALQNTTAVNALTLSNFTPIFTFLVAWLFIGKQFDRRFLMGLAIAVGGSICLTLEDWLHSENQLFEIKAILGDGAALLSAMVYALAMLQMEKLLRYLPNITFLTWRCIISLILITPFVWIKGDSIFPSTTTGWLAILGLGLICEVIARSLITYSFKHFSSTFLTIFFLIEPFPVAFFAWIFLGEFLSPFNVMGFVLIAVGIYLAKTGKGSDRDND
- a CDS encoding class I SAM-dependent methyltransferase, with amino-acid sequence MESQMYQEMMEVEDKHWWFVARRSIIEQVIKKLNLPANAEIFEAGCGTGGNLAMLSHHGKVYGMELDETAQNFANDLKIGEIQPGFLPNNIPFPEQKFDLIVLLDVLEHLEEDTASLQALSAKLKPSGWLLITVPAYPWLWSKHDELLHHQRRYLLNNLRQIVGSADYNINFASYFNSVLFPVIAVALLLQKLFNKGGNEQNIPPKLINQILTFLFGIERYLIGRLSIPFGVSILLLARKNEIVSVGCVN
- a CDS encoding GtrA family protein, which produces MLITQLRIVEESMEGNIFLEKIFKFLIGGGITTCFNLFLIFLLIDWWGWDTPVLHNIANAISIELSVLLSFFIYRIWIWTEGEWKIKEVLFKQLPLFHLAAGSAVVARIFFLFPVLDYLSIDHKINTLVGGLFGATINYIMSDRFVFKSDNDQQTELDLSALPELDASLDQTEN
- a CDS encoding GtrA family protein codes for the protein MSQEQQLIGQRLQRFLKFNLICFFRLILNSLIVNCLFYRFGMNEYIAKLGAIACVTLWNFWLNLKLNWQVRPERLFEKF